Proteins encoded in a region of the Pelmatolapia mariae isolate MD_Pm_ZW linkage group LG16_19, Pm_UMD_F_2, whole genome shotgun sequence genome:
- the atg14 gene encoding beclin 1-associated autophagy-related key regulator, producing the protein MASSAGPARPAPSSAARPSLRPPLPASAHSAQGCVMLESVDDAEGLYVAVERCPLCSTSRRRLTCARCVQAGDFVYFDGRNTERYTEKLERLKKLKGEKEQLQQSVVQAMNRKLLADEMKWKIMSCKMKVEQLKEAVAWGNEEARRDNERLSRCQEDVQRLQRRAVRHGEKRDKIERHNRRLGELMEKRSRDLQSRLSQLAALRREHIRDLTTHIFPMQEEKLGSRDPADVLAECDPLTSSTVSELAEARRTTYLSGRWIWDDQNGETSISITGPPVALPSNGDCSAYYSWVEEKSTNQGPELDHINPAHTISAALCYTTQLVTILSHMLDVNLPKKLCNSEFCGDNLSRYRFTRALSKLNTNVLHLCFSQHVDSEKLHLHHTLRNIVFLVAPDNDSLGRTGPFEVCADLEESMEFVEPEAEGPAEESGDEAVTDDETDLGTDWETVPSPRFCDIPSQSMDLSQSALQVSQPAANTGGMISSAAASVSSWLRTYTGQR; encoded by the exons ATGGCGTCCTCCGCCGGCCCGGCCCGGCCCGCTCCGTCCTCCGCGGCCCGGCCGTCACTGCGCCCTCCACTGCCGGCCTCGGCCCACTCCGCGCAGGGCTGCGTTATGCTGGAGTCCGTGGACGACGCGGAGGGGCTGTACGTGGCCGTGGAGCGCTGCCCTCTGTGCAGCACCTCCCGCCGCAGGCTTACCTGCGCTCGCTGCGTGCAGGCCGGAGACTTCGTGTACTTCGACGGCAGGAACACAGAGAG GTACACTGAGAAGCTAGAgcggctgaagaagctgaagggGGAGAaggagcagctgcagcagag CGTCGTGCAGGCCATGAACAGGAAGCTACTGGCTGACGAGATG AAATGGAAGATCATGTCGTGTAAGATGAAGGTGGAGCAGCTAAAGGAGGCGGTCGCCTGGGGCAATGAGGAGGCGAGGCGCG ATAACGAGCGCCTCTCCAGGTGTCAGGAGGACGTCCAGCGGCTGCAGCGCCGGGCCGTTCGCCACGGTGAGAAACGCGACAAGATCGAGCGCCACAACCGGCGTCTCGGTGAGCTGATGGAGAAACGCAGCCGCGACCTGCAGAGCCGACTGAGCCAGCTCGCCGCACTGCGGCGGGAGCACATCCGCGACCTCACCACCCACATCTTCCCCATGCAGGAGGAGAAACTGGGCAGCAG AGACCCCGCGGACGTCCTGGCCGAGTGCGACCCGCTGACCTCGAGCACGGTGAGCGAGCTGGCCGAGGCCCGGAGGACCACCTACCTGTCGGGACGCTGGATCTGGGACGACCAGAACGGAGAGACGAGCATCAGCATCACGGGGCCCCCTGTGGCCCTGCCCAGCAATGGAGACTGCTCCGCCTACTACAGCTGGGTGGAGGAGAAGAGCACCAATCAGGGCCCAG AGCTGGACCACATTAACCCGGCTCACACCATCAGCGCCGCCCTCTGCTACACCACGCAGCTCGTCACCATCCTGTCCCACATGCTGGACGTCAACCTGCCCAAGAAGCTCTGCAACAG cGAGTTCTGCGGAGACAATCTGAGCCGCTACCGCTTCACCCGAGCTCTGAGCAAGCTCAACACCAACGTGCTCCACCTGTGCTTCTCTCAG CACGTTGACAGCGAGAAGCTCCACCTCCATCACACCCTGAGGAACATCGTGTTTCTGGTTGCCCCTGACAACGACAGCCTGGGCAG GACGGGTCCGTTCGAGGTGTGCGCCGACCTGGAGGAGTCCATGGAGTTCGTGGAGCCGGAGGCGGAGGGGCCGGCGGAGGAGAGCGGAGATGAAGCGGTGACGGACGACGAGACAGACCTGGGGACGGACTGGGAGACGGTGCCCAGCCCGCGGTTCTGTGATATCCCCTCACAG TCCATGGATCTTTCCCAGAGTGCCCTGCAGGTCTCGCAGCCGGCCGCCAACACCGGAGGGATGATCTCGTCTGCCGCCGCCTCCGTCAGCTCCTGGCTCAGAACCTACACCGGCCAGCGCTGA